A single region of the Mercenaria mercenaria strain notata chromosome 6, MADL_Memer_1, whole genome shotgun sequence genome encodes:
- the LOC128557549 gene encoding uncharacterized protein LOC128557549, which translates to MSSNIGVSLDGYLNDKIDSIEDGDECMTEAYYSEASTYDLKTIPGKVASANAGVGHARVKHGIMVADARGPQAEAIAKATILGVEAKAGSSLGQAHAKVGPLAGAAVQGPNVEARVYGKTTTGTVGAELTLGAGSASANIGPLTATAGLNIDTGVSAGLGGVSAKVLGTGVSLGGREGLSVSFLGSKLRLF; encoded by the coding sequence tcaaatattGGAGTGAGCTTAGATGGATATTTGAACGATAAGATCGATTCTATAGAAGATGGTGACGAATGCATGACTGAAGCGTACTATTCGGAGGCTTCAACCTACGACCTCAAAACCATTCCGGGAAAGGTGGCCTCTGCCAATGCAGGCGTTGGACATGCACGGGTGAAACATGGCATAATGGTTGCGGATGCACGTGGGCCTCAGGCTGAAGCAATAGCAAAGGCAACCATCTTAGGGGTTGAAGCAAAGGCTGGGAGCTCTTTAGGACAGGCGCATGCTAAAGTTGGACCTTTAGCAGGGGCCGCAGTCCAAGGTCCAAATGTAGAGGCAAGAGTGTATGGCAAAACGACCACTGGAACAGTAGGTGCTGAGTTAACTCTCGGTGCTGGCAGTGCCTCAGCCAACATTGGCCCACTTACTGCAACAGCTGGTCTTAATATTGACACTGGTGTCAGTGCTGGACTAGGTGGTGTCAGTGCAAAAGTTTTGGGAACCGGTGTCAGTCTCGGTGGGCGAGAAGGTTTATCAGTTTCTTTCTTAGGATCCAAACTTAgattattttga